A window of the Loxodonta africana isolate mLoxAfr1 chromosome 3, mLoxAfr1.hap2, whole genome shotgun sequence genome harbors these coding sequences:
- the LOC100655282 gene encoding olfactory receptor 10R2-like, whose amino-acid sequence MANSSFVTEFLLMGFSSLGELQLVLFVVFLSLYLIILSGNITIISVICLDHTLHTPMYFFLCVLSVSETLYTIVILPKMLINLLSVLRTLSFMSCATQMYFFLGFAVTNCLLLGVMGYDRYAAICQPLRYPVLMSRRVCGQLAVITIICGFLTSLVGTTVVFSLPFCGPNKVDHYFCDISPVIRLACANAHVNELVIFIGGALVLLVPLLFICISYGFIVRTILKIPSAEGKRKAFSTCASHLTVVIVHYGCASSVYLRPSAKHTSGKDRLVTVTYTIITPLLNSMVYSLRNKDVQMAIRKMIGKAVFFS is encoded by the coding sequence ATGGCCAATTCCTCCTTTGTCACCGAGTTCCTATTGATGGGTTTCTCCAGCCTTGGGGAATTGCAGCTTGTCCTCTTTGTGGTTTTTCTCTCCCTCTATTTGATCATTCTGAGTGGAAACATCACCATTATCTCAGTTATCTGCCTAGATCACACCCTGCACACTCCTATGTACTTCTTTCTGTGTGTCCTTTCTGTCTCTGAGACCTTGTACACAATTGTAATCCtgcccaagatgctcatcaactTGCTCTCTGTACTCAGGACACTCTCCTTTATGAGTTGTGCCACCCAGATGTACTTCTTCCTTGGTTTTGCTGTCACCAATTGCCTTCTTCTGGGAGTGATGGGTTATGATCGCTATGCTGCCATCTGCCAACCATTGCGCTACCCCGTTCTCATGAGCCGGAGGGTATGTGGACAATTGGCAGTAATTACTATTATTTGTGGCTTCCTGACATCTCTGGTAGGAACAACTGTGGTGTTTAGCCTCCCTTTCTGTGGCCCCAACAAAGTTGACCACTACTTTTGTGATATTTCCCCTGTCATTCGCCTTGCCTGTGCCAATGCTCACGTTAATGAACTGGTCATCTTTATTGGTGGGGCCCTTGTGCTTCTTGTGCCCTTGCTCTTCATCTGCATCTCCTATGGCTTCATTGTCCGCACCATCCTGAAGATCCCATCTGCTGAAGGCAAGCgaaaagccttctccacctgtgcctcccaTCTCACTGTGGTTATTGTCCACTATGGCTGTGCTTCCTCTGTCTACCTGAGGCCCTCAGCCAAACATACATCAGGCAAGGATAGGCTGGTGACAGTGACCTATACCATTATCACCCCGCTGTTGAACTCCATGGTATACAGCCTCAGGAACAAAGATGTCCAGATGGCTATTAGGAAAATGATTGGgaaggctgtttttttttcctaa